The following coding sequences are from one Streptomyces sp. NBC_01485 window:
- the whiA gene encoding DNA-binding protein WhiA, translated as MAMTAAVKDEISRLPVTRTCCRKAEVSAVLRFAGGLHLVSGRIVIEAELDTAMAARRLKRDIMEIFGHSSELIVMAPGGLRRGSRYVVRVVAGGDQLARQTGLVDGRGRPIRGLPPQVVSGATCDAEAAWRGAFLAHGSLTEPGRSSSLEVTCPGPEAALALVGAARRLSIAAKAREVRGIDRVVVRDGDAIGALLTRLGAHESVLAWEERRMRREVRATANRLANFDDANLRRSARAAVAAGARVQRALEILGDEVPEHLAAAGRLRMDHKQASLEELGALADPPLTKDAVAGRIRRLLAMADKRASDLGIPSTEANLSEELADNLVG; from the coding sequence ATGGCGATGACGGCAGCGGTGAAGGACGAGATCTCCCGGCTCCCCGTCACCCGGACCTGCTGCAGAAAGGCGGAGGTCTCCGCCGTCCTGCGGTTCGCCGGCGGCCTCCACCTGGTGAGCGGGCGGATCGTGATCGAGGCGGAGCTGGACACCGCGATGGCGGCCCGGCGGCTCAAGCGGGACATCATGGAGATCTTCGGGCACAGCTCGGAGCTGATCGTGATGGCCCCCGGCGGTCTGCGCCGCGGCTCGCGGTACGTGGTGCGGGTGGTCGCGGGCGGCGACCAGCTGGCCCGCCAGACGGGACTGGTCGACGGCCGTGGCCGCCCGATCCGGGGGCTCCCCCCGCAGGTGGTCTCCGGCGCGACCTGTGACGCGGAGGCGGCCTGGCGCGGGGCCTTCCTGGCGCACGGCTCGCTCACCGAGCCCGGCCGCTCCTCCTCCCTGGAGGTGACCTGCCCGGGCCCGGAGGCCGCGCTCGCGCTGGTCGGCGCCGCCCGCCGGCTCTCCATCGCCGCGAAGGCGCGCGAGGTGCGCGGGATCGACCGGGTCGTCGTCCGTGACGGCGACGCGATCGGGGCGCTGCTCACCCGGCTCGGCGCCCACGAGTCGGTGCTGGCCTGGGAGGAGCGCCGGATGCGCCGCGAGGTGCGCGCCACGGCGAACCGGCTCGCCAACTTCGACGACGCCAACCTGCGCCGCTCCGCGCGGGCCGCCGTCGCCGCCGGGGCCCGCGTCCAGCGCGCCCTGGAGATCCTCGGCGACGAGGTGCCCGAGCACCTCGCGGCGGCCGGCCGGCTGCGCATGGACCACAAGCAGGCCTCCCTGGAGGAGCTGGGCGCGCTCGCCGACCCGCCGCTGACGAAGGACGCGGTCGCCGGCCGGATCCGCCGGCTGCTGGCGATGGCCGACAAGCGCGCCTCCGACCTGGGCATCCCGAGCACGGAGGCCAACCTCAGCGAGGAGCTCGCCGACAACCTGGTCGGCTGA
- a CDS encoding gluconeogenesis factor YvcK family protein: MTGRTARLGRLRKVPPDGRVSRPVEARGGKPRRRGTQPKVVALGGGMGLSASLTALRRITGDLTGVVTVADDGGSSGRLRDELGVLPPGDLRKALAALCGDDDWGQTWARVIQHRFQSQGEINGHAVGNLLIVALWEQLGDHVQALDLVGKLLGAQGRVLPMSAVPLELQALVKGHDPERPDDVDTVRGQATVALTRGEVQSVHLVPNDPPAVPEAVAAVLDADWVVLGPGSWFSSVMPHLLVPDLLTALMETKARRVLSLNLAPQPGETDGFSPQRHLEVLGRHAPKLTLDVVLADEAAAPDRDSLTDAAKRFGAAVELAPVARPDGTPRHDPELLAAAYDRIFRMHGRIGPWR; encoded by the coding sequence ATGACAGGACGTACTGCGCGGCTCGGCCGGCTGCGCAAGGTGCCGCCGGACGGGCGCGTGAGCCGGCCGGTCGAGGCCCGGGGCGGCAAGCCGCGCCGCCGAGGCACCCAGCCCAAGGTCGTCGCCCTGGGCGGCGGCATGGGCCTGTCCGCCTCGCTCACCGCGCTGCGCCGGATCACCGGCGACCTCACCGGCGTCGTCACCGTGGCCGACGACGGCGGCTCCAGCGGACGCCTGCGCGACGAGCTGGGCGTGCTGCCGCCCGGGGACCTGCGCAAGGCGCTGGCCGCCCTGTGCGGCGACGACGACTGGGGCCAGACCTGGGCCCGCGTCATCCAGCACCGCTTCCAGTCGCAGGGCGAGATCAACGGCCACGCCGTGGGCAACCTGCTGATCGTCGCCCTGTGGGAGCAGCTCGGCGACCACGTCCAGGCCCTGGACCTGGTCGGCAAGCTGCTCGGCGCGCAGGGCCGGGTGCTGCCCATGTCCGCCGTGCCGCTGGAGCTCCAGGCGCTGGTCAAGGGGCACGATCCGGAGCGCCCGGACGACGTCGACACCGTCCGGGGACAGGCGACGGTGGCGCTGACCCGCGGGGAGGTGCAGTCCGTGCACCTGGTGCCGAACGACCCGCCGGCCGTCCCGGAGGCCGTCGCCGCCGTCCTGGACGCGGACTGGGTGGTGCTCGGGCCCGGCTCCTGGTTCTCCTCGGTCATGCCGCACCTCCTGGTGCCCGATCTGCTGACCGCCCTCATGGAGACGAAGGCCCGCCGGGTGCTCTCCCTGAACCTCGCCCCGCAGCCCGGAGAAACCGACGGCTTCTCCCCGCAGCGTCATTTGGAGGTTTTGGGACGACACGCCCCTAAACTCACCCTGGACGTGGTGCTGGCCGACGAGGCCGCCGCGCCCGACCGCGACTCGCTGACCGACGCCGCCAAACGGTTCGGGGCCGCGGTCGAGCTGGCGCCGGTGGCCCGGCCCGACGGAACCCCGAGGCATGATCCGGAGCTGTTGGCCGCCGCGTACGACCGTATTTTTCGGATGCATGGAAGGATCGGCCCATGGCGATGA
- the rapZ gene encoding RNase adapter RapZ: protein MTEHETHPTAQREQAPAAPDSPQQEARQEDGAQVSTDVTPPGIPEAAIPELVIISGMSGAGRSTAAKCLEDLGWFVVDNLPPALIPTMVDLGARSQGNVARIAVVVDVRGRRFFDNLRESLADLGSKNVTRRIVFLESSDDALVRRFESVRRPHPLQGDGRIVDGIAAERELLRELRGDADLVIDTSSLNVHELRAKMDAQFAGDEEPELRATVMSFGFKYGLPVDADLVVDMRFLPNPHWVPELRPFSGLHEEVSAYVLNQPGAKEFLDRYAELLQLVAAGYRREGKRYVTIAVGCTGGKHRSVAMSEKLAARLAAEGVETVVVHRDMGRE, encoded by the coding sequence ATGACCGAGCACGAGACACACCCCACAGCCCAACGGGAACAGGCCCCAGCGGCCCCCGACAGCCCTCAGCAAGAAGCACGTCAGGAAGACGGAGCACAGGTGAGTACGGACGTCACGCCGCCCGGGATCCCCGAGGCGGCCATCCCCGAGCTGGTGATCATCTCCGGCATGTCCGGGGCCGGCCGCTCCACGGCGGCCAAGTGTCTGGAGGACCTCGGCTGGTTCGTCGTCGACAACCTCCCGCCCGCCCTGATCCCCACCATGGTGGACCTGGGCGCCCGCTCCCAGGGCAACGTGGCGCGGATCGCGGTCGTCGTCGACGTCCGCGGCCGGCGCTTCTTCGACAACCTCCGGGAGTCCCTCGCCGACCTCGGGTCGAAGAACGTCACCCGGCGGATCGTCTTCCTGGAGTCCTCCGACGACGCCCTGGTGCGCCGCTTCGAGTCGGTGCGCCGCCCGCACCCCCTCCAGGGCGACGGCCGTATCGTCGACGGGATCGCCGCCGAGCGCGAGCTGCTGCGGGAACTGCGCGGCGACGCCGACCTGGTGATCGACACCTCCAGCCTCAACGTGCACGAGCTGCGCGCCAAGATGGACGCCCAGTTCGCGGGCGACGAGGAGCCCGAGCTGCGGGCCACCGTGATGTCCTTCGGCTTCAAGTACGGCCTGCCGGTCGACGCCGACCTGGTCGTGGACATGCGCTTCCTGCCCAACCCGCACTGGGTCCCGGAGCTGCGCCCCTTCAGCGGCCTCCACGAGGAGGTCTCGGCGTACGTCCTCAACCAGCCCGGCGCGAAGGAGTTCCTCGACCGGTACGCGGAGCTCCTCCAGCTGGTTGCCGCGGGCTACCGCCGGGAGGGCAAGCGCTATGTGACCATCGCGGTCGGCTGTACGGGCGGCAAGCACCGCTCGGTGGCCATGTCGGAGAAGCTCGCCGCGCGCCTCGCGGCCGAGGGCGTGGAGACGGTGGTCGTGCACCGGGACATGGGACGGGAATGA
- the uvrC gene encoding excinuclease ABC subunit UvrC — protein MADPSSYRPKPGQIPDTPGVYRFRDEHRRVIYVGKAKSLRQRLASYFQDLAGLHPRTRTMVTTAASVEWTVVSTEVEALQLEYSWIKEYDPRFNVKYRDDKSYPYLAVTMNEQFPRVQVMRGQKKKGVRYFGPYGHAWAIRDTVDLLLRVFPVRTCSAGVFKNATRTGRPCLLGYIGKCSAPCVDRISADDHWELADEFCDFMTGRTGTYLRRLEKQMMEAAEEMEYERAARLRDDIEALKKAMEKNAVVLADATDADLIAVAEDELEAAVQIFHVRGGRVRGQRGWVTDKVEDVTTGALVEHALQQLYGEERGDSVPKEVLVPALPDPVEPVQEWLTGHRGSHVSLRIPQRGDKKALMETVERNAQQALVLHKTRRASDLTTRSRALEEIAEALDLVSAPLRIECYDISHLQGDDVVASMVVFEDGLQRKSEYRRFQIKSFEGQDDVRSMHEVITRRFRRYLAEKERTGEWVDEEPDGGPGQDPGDLGQGLKDDEGRPKRFAYPPQLVVVDGGQPQVAAARRALDELGIDDIAVCGLAKRLEEVWLPDDDDPVVLPRSSEGLYLLQRVRDEAHRFAITYQRTKRAKRFRAGPLDEVPGLGETRKQALIKYFGSVKKLRTATIDQICEVPGIGRKTAETIAAALARAAPPAPAVNTATGEIIEDEEPDTTAGPPGDPVTAGAPEERPGQET, from the coding sequence ATGGCCGACCCCTCCAGCTACCGCCCCAAGCCGGGACAGATCCCGGACACTCCCGGGGTGTACCGATTCCGCGACGAGCACCGCCGGGTGATCTACGTCGGGAAGGCCAAGAGCCTGCGCCAACGCCTGGCGAGCTACTTCCAGGACCTGGCGGGCCTCCACCCGCGCACCCGCACGATGGTCACCACGGCCGCGTCGGTGGAGTGGACGGTGGTGTCCACGGAGGTCGAGGCGCTCCAGCTGGAGTACTCCTGGATCAAGGAGTACGACCCCCGGTTCAACGTCAAGTACCGCGACGACAAGAGCTACCCGTACCTCGCGGTCACGATGAACGAGCAGTTCCCGCGCGTGCAGGTGATGCGCGGCCAGAAGAAGAAGGGCGTCAGGTACTTCGGGCCGTACGGGCACGCGTGGGCGATCCGGGACACGGTCGACCTGCTGCTGCGCGTCTTCCCGGTGCGCACCTGCTCCGCCGGCGTCTTCAAGAACGCCACCCGCACCGGCCGGCCCTGTCTGCTCGGCTACATCGGCAAGTGCTCCGCGCCCTGCGTCGACCGGATCTCCGCCGACGACCACTGGGAACTCGCCGACGAGTTCTGCGACTTCATGACCGGCCGCACCGGCACCTACCTCCGCCGGCTGGAGAAGCAGATGATGGAGGCGGCCGAGGAGATGGAGTACGAGCGGGCCGCCCGCCTGCGCGACGACATCGAGGCCCTGAAGAAGGCCATGGAGAAGAACGCGGTCGTGCTCGCTGACGCGACCGACGCCGACCTGATCGCGGTCGCCGAGGACGAGCTGGAGGCGGCCGTCCAGATCTTCCACGTCCGCGGCGGCCGGGTGCGCGGCCAGCGCGGCTGGGTCACCGACAAGGTCGAGGACGTCACGACCGGCGCCCTCGTCGAGCACGCCCTCCAGCAGTTGTACGGCGAGGAGCGGGGCGACTCCGTCCCCAAGGAGGTCCTGGTCCCCGCCCTGCCCGACCCCGTCGAACCCGTCCAGGAGTGGCTCACCGGACACCGCGGGTCCCATGTGTCGCTGCGCATCCCGCAGCGGGGCGACAAGAAGGCCCTGATGGAGACCGTCGAGCGCAACGCACAGCAGGCGCTCGTCCTGCACAAGACCAGGCGCGCCTCCGACCTGACCACGCGCTCGCGTGCCCTGGAGGAGATCGCCGAGGCCCTCGACCTGGTCAGCGCCCCGCTGCGGATCGAGTGCTACGACATCTCCCACCTCCAGGGCGACGACGTCGTGGCCTCCATGGTCGTCTTCGAGGACGGTCTGCAGCGCAAGAGCGAGTACCGCCGCTTCCAGATCAAGAGCTTCGAGGGGCAGGACGACGTCCGCTCCATGCACGAGGTGATCACCCGCCGCTTCCGGCGCTACCTCGCCGAGAAGGAGCGCACCGGCGAGTGGGTGGACGAGGAGCCGGACGGCGGCCCCGGCCAGGATCCGGGCGATCTCGGCCAAGGTCTGAAGGACGACGAAGGCCGCCCCAAGCGCTTCGCCTACCCGCCCCAGCTCGTCGTCGTCGACGGCGGACAGCCGCAGGTCGCGGCCGCCCGGCGGGCGCTGGACGAGCTCGGCATCGACGACATCGCCGTCTGCGGCCTCGCCAAGCGCCTGGAGGAGGTCTGGCTGCCGGACGACGACGACCCGGTCGTCCTGCCCCGCAGCAGCGAGGGCCTCTACCTGCTCCAGCGCGTCCGCGACGAGGCCCACCGCTTCGCGATCACCTACCAGCGCACCAAGCGGGCCAAGCGTTTCCGCGCCGGCCCGCTGGACGAGGTGCCGGGTCTCGGCGAGACCCGCAAGCAGGCGCTGATCAAGTACTTCGGCTCGGTGAAGAAGCTGCGCACCGCGACGATCGACCAGATCTGCGAGGTCCCCGGCATAGGCCGCAAGACGGCCGAGACCATCGCCGCGGCCCTCGCCCGGGCGGCACCGCCCGCCCCCGCCGTGAACACGGCGACCGGAGAGATCATTGAAGATGAGGAACCCGACACCACGGCGGGTCCCCCCGGAGATCCCGTGACGGCGGGCGCCCCGGAAGAACGACCGGGGCAGGAGACATGA
- the uvrA gene encoding excinuclease ABC subunit UvrA: MADRLIVRGAREHNLKNVSLDLPRDSLIVFTGLSGSGKSSLAFDTIFAEGQRRYVESLSSYARQFLGQMDKPDVDFIEGLSPAVSIDQKSTSRNPRSTVGTITEVYDYLRLLFARIGKPHCPECSRPITRQSPQAIVDRVLELPEGSRFQVLSPLVRERKGEFVDLFADLQTKGYSRARVDGETIQLSNPPTLKKQEKHTIEVVIDRLTVKESAKRRLTDSVETALGLAGGMVVLDFVDLPEDDPERERMYSEHLYCPYDDLSFEELEPRSFSFNSPFGACPECSGIGTRMEVDAELIIPDEDKSLDEGAIHPWSHGHTKDYFGRLIGALAEALGFRTDIPFAGLPQRARKALLYGHKTQIEVRYRNRYGRERVYTTAFEGAVPFVKRRHGEAESDASRERFEGYMREVPCPTCAGTRLKPLVLAVTVMDKSIAEVSGMSISDCADFLGELKLNARDKKIAERVLKEVNERLKFLVDVGLDYLSLNRAAGTLSGGEAQRIRLATQIGSGLVGVLYVLDEPSIGLHQRDNHRLIETLVRLRDMGNTLIVVEHDEDTIKIADWIVDIGPGAGEHGGKVVHSGSLKELLANEESQTGQYLSGKKAIPVPDIRRPQDPSRRLTVHGARENNLQDIDVSFPLGVFTAVTGVSGSGKSTLVNDILYTHLARELNGARNVPGRHTRVDGDDLVDKVVHVDQSPIGRTPRSNPATYTGVFDHVRKLFAETTEAKVRGYLPGRFSFNVKGGRCENCAGDGTIKIEMNFLPDVYVPCEVCHGARYNRETLEVHFKGKSIADVLNMPIEEATEFFEAVPAIARHLNTLKDVGLGYVRLGQSATTLSGGEAQRVKLASELQRRSTGRTVYVLDEPTTGLHFEDISKLLRVLGGLVDKGNTVIVIEHNLDVIKTADWVVDMGPEGGAGGGLVIAEGTPEEVAGVSTSHTGKFLRDVLGADRISDAAPVKAPAPRKTAAKKTAAARATATANNTATKKAAGATTKATPAKKTTRARKA, translated from the coding sequence GTGGCCGACCGTCTCATCGTCCGTGGCGCGCGCGAGCACAACCTCAAGAATGTCTCGCTCGACCTGCCACGCGACTCGCTCATCGTCTTCACGGGCCTGTCGGGGTCGGGCAAGTCCTCGCTGGCCTTCGACACCATCTTCGCCGAGGGCCAGCGGCGCTACGTCGAGTCCCTCTCCTCGTACGCCCGCCAGTTCCTCGGCCAGATGGACAAGCCGGACGTCGACTTCATCGAGGGCCTCTCCCCGGCCGTCTCCATCGACCAGAAGTCGACCTCGCGCAACCCGCGCTCCACCGTCGGCACCATCACCGAGGTCTACGACTACCTGCGCCTGCTCTTCGCGCGCATCGGCAAGCCGCACTGCCCCGAGTGCAGCCGGCCGATCACGCGCCAGTCGCCGCAGGCCATCGTCGACAGGGTGCTGGAGCTGCCGGAGGGCAGCCGCTTCCAGGTGCTGTCGCCGCTGGTGCGCGAGCGCAAGGGCGAGTTCGTCGACCTGTTCGCCGACCTCCAGACCAAGGGCTACTCCCGCGCGCGGGTCGACGGCGAGACGATCCAGCTCTCCAACCCGCCCACGCTGAAGAAGCAGGAGAAGCACACCATCGAGGTGGTCATCGACCGCCTCACGGTGAAGGAGTCGGCCAAGCGCCGCCTCACCGACTCGGTGGAGACCGCCCTCGGCCTCGCCGGCGGCATGGTCGTGCTCGACTTCGTCGACCTCCCCGAGGACGACCCCGAGCGCGAGCGCATGTACTCGGAGCACCTGTACTGCCCGTACGACGACCTGTCCTTCGAGGAGCTGGAGCCCCGCTCCTTCTCCTTCAACTCGCCCTTCGGCGCCTGCCCCGAGTGCTCCGGCATCGGCACGCGCATGGAGGTCGACGCCGAGCTGATCATCCCGGACGAGGACAAGTCCCTCGACGAGGGCGCCATCCACCCCTGGTCGCACGGCCACACCAAGGACTACTTCGGCCGCCTGATCGGCGCCCTCGCGGAGGCACTCGGCTTCCGCACGGACATCCCCTTCGCGGGCCTGCCGCAGCGCGCCAGGAAGGCCCTGCTGTACGGCCACAAGACGCAGATCGAGGTCCGGTACCGGAACAGGTACGGCCGTGAGCGCGTGTACACGACAGCCTTCGAGGGTGCCGTCCCGTTCGTGAAGCGCCGGCACGGCGAGGCCGAGAGCGACGCCAGCCGTGAGCGCTTCGAGGGCTACATGCGTGAGGTGCCCTGCCCGACCTGCGCGGGCACGCGCCTCAAGCCGCTGGTCCTCGCGGTCACGGTCATGGACAAGTCCATCGCCGAGGTCTCCGGCATGTCCATCAGCGACTGCGCGGACTTCCTGGGCGAGCTCAAGCTCAACGCCCGCGACAAGAAGATCGCCGAGCGGGTGCTGAAGGAGGTCAACGAACGGCTCAAGTTCCTGGTCGACGTCGGCCTGGACTACCTCTCCCTCAACCGCGCGGCCGGCACGCTCTCCGGCGGCGAGGCCCAGCGCATCCGCCTGGCCACCCAGATCGGCTCCGGCCTCGTCGGCGTCCTGTACGTCCTCGACGAGCCGTCCATCGGCCTGCACCAGCGCGACAACCACCGGCTGATCGAGACCCTCGTCCGGCTGCGGGACATGGGCAACACGCTCATCGTCGTCGAGCACGACGAGGACACCATCAAGATCGCCGACTGGATCGTCGACATCGGCCCCGGCGCCGGCGAGCACGGCGGCAAGGTCGTGCACAGCGGTTCCCTGAAGGAACTGCTCGCCAACGAGGAGTCGCAGACCGGGCAGTACCTGTCCGGCAAGAAGGCGATCCCGGTGCCCGACATCCGGCGCCCGCAGGACCCGTCCCGTCGGCTCACCGTGCACGGCGCCCGCGAGAACAACCTGCAGGACATCGACGTCTCCTTCCCGCTGGGCGTGTTCACCGCGGTCACCGGCGTCTCCGGTTCCGGCAAGTCGACGCTGGTCAACGACATCCTGTACACGCACCTGGCCCGCGAGCTGAACGGCGCGAGGAACGTTCCGGGACGCCACACGCGTGTGGACGGCGACGACCTCGTCGACAAGGTCGTGCACGTCGACCAGTCGCCCATCGGCCGCACCCCGCGCTCCAACCCGGCCACCTACACGGGCGTCTTCGACCACGTCCGCAAGCTGTTCGCGGAGACGACCGAGGCGAAGGTCCGCGGCTATCTGCCCGGCCGCTTCTCCTTCAACGTCAAGGGCGGCCGCTGCGAGAACTGCGCGGGCGACGGCACGATCAAGATCGAGATGAACTTCCTCCCGGACGTCTACGTCCCGTGCGAGGTCTGCCACGGCGCCCGCTACAACCGGGAGACCCTGGAGGTCCACTTCAAGGGCAAGTCCATCGCCGACGTCCTGAACATGCCGATCGAGGAGGCCACGGAGTTCTTCGAGGCCGTCCCCGCGATCGCCCGCCACCTCAACACCCTGAAGGACGTCGGCCTCGGCTACGTCCGGCTCGGCCAGTCCGCGACCACCCTGTCCGGCGGCGAGGCCCAGCGCGTCAAGCTCGCCAGCGAGCTCCAGCGCCGCTCCACCGGCCGCACGGTCTACGTCCTGGACGAGCCGACGACGGGTCTGCACTTCGAGGACATCAGCAAGCTCCTGAGGGTGCTCGGCGGCCTCGTCGACAAGGGCAACACGGTCATCGTCATCGAGCACAACCTCGACGTGATCAAGACCGCCGACTGGGTCGTCGACATGGGCCCCGAGGGCGGCGCCGGCGGCGGTCTCGTCATCGCCGAGGGCACACCGGAGGAGGTCGCCGGGGTGTCGACCAGCCACACCGGCAAGTTCCTGCGGGACGTCCTCGGCGCCGACCGGATCAGCGACGCGGCTCCGGTGAAGGCCCCGGCCCCACGCAAGACGGCGGCGAAGAAGACGGCCGCGGCCAGGGCGACGGCGACAGCGAACAACACGGCGACCAAGAAGGCCGCCGGGGCGACGACGAAGGCGACCCCCGCGAAGAAGACGACACGGGCCCGCAAAGCCTGA
- a CDS encoding maleylpyruvate isomerase family mycothiol-dependent enzyme gives MIDHAHDLESVRDATERLLTAVAGLDNASVPEPSRLPGWSRGHVLAHVARNADALVNVFEGRPMYADAQVRDADIERDAPRPLDVQLADVRESGARLQAAGAAPADWSRTVQLRNGVVDSAARVPFRRWVEVELHHVDLGIGYELENLPQEFTERETEFLAERFAGHPGVPPTRLTDGTRAWHTGRKADDPEVTVTGSPADLLGWLAGRRDGSALTVEGGPLPGLPPL, from the coding sequence ATGATTGATCACGCTCATGACCTGGAGTCTGTACGTGACGCGACCGAGCGGCTGCTCACCGCGGTCGCCGGACTGGACAACGCGTCGGTGCCCGAGCCGTCACGGCTGCCCGGCTGGAGCCGCGGTCACGTCCTCGCCCATGTCGCGCGCAACGCGGACGCTCTCGTGAACGTCTTCGAGGGCCGCCCCATGTACGCCGACGCGCAGGTCCGCGACGCCGACATCGAGCGGGACGCCCCGCGCCCCCTGGACGTCCAGCTCGCGGACGTACGGGAGAGCGGGGCCCGTCTCCAGGCGGCGGGGGCGGCACCCGCGGACTGGTCGCGCACGGTGCAGTTGCGCAACGGGGTCGTCGACTCGGCGGCCCGGGTGCCGTTCCGGCGGTGGGTGGAGGTCGAGCTGCACCACGTGGACCTGGGCATCGGCTACGAGCTGGAGAACCTGCCGCAGGAGTTCACCGAGCGGGAGACCGAGTTCCTCGCGGAGCGGTTCGCCGGGCATCCCGGCGTACCGCCGACGCGTCTGACGGACGGCACGCGCGCGTGGCACACGGGCCGGAAGGCCGACGATCCCGAGGTGACCGTCACCGGCTCCCCCGCGGACCTCCTGGGCTGGCTCGCCGGGCGCCGCGACGGATCCGCACTGACCGTCGAGGGCGGGCCCCTGCCGGGCCTTCCCCCGCTATAG
- a CDS encoding MBL fold metallo-hydrolase, which yields MTYSGEVAVGGPADVHELKDLMITKVAVGPMNNNAYLLRCRATDEQLLIDAANDAEALLGTIGDDGIASVVTTHQHGDHWQALAEVVAATRARTYAGREDADGIPVPTDVPVDDGDVIRVGHMELTARHLVGHTPGSIALVYDDPHGHPHVFTGDCLFPGGVGNTRKDPKAFASLIHDVETKIFDVLPDETWVYPGHGGDTTLGAERPHLAEWHARGW from the coding sequence ATGACGTACAGCGGAGAGGTGGCCGTCGGCGGACCGGCGGACGTGCACGAGCTCAAGGACCTGATGATCACCAAGGTCGCGGTCGGCCCGATGAACAACAACGCCTATCTGCTGCGCTGCCGGGCCACGGACGAGCAGTTGCTGATCGACGCGGCCAACGACGCGGAGGCACTGCTCGGCACGATCGGTGACGACGGCATCGCGTCCGTCGTCACCACCCATCAGCACGGCGATCACTGGCAGGCGCTCGCCGAGGTCGTGGCGGCCACGCGCGCGCGTACCTACGCCGGCCGGGAGGACGCCGACGGCATCCCCGTACCGACGGACGTCCCGGTCGACGACGGCGACGTCATCCGGGTGGGACACATGGAACTCACCGCGCGCCATCTGGTGGGGCACACGCCCGGCTCGATCGCCCTGGTCTACGACGACCCGCACGGCCACCCCCATGTGTTCACCGGCGACTGCCTGTTCCCCGGCGGCGTGGGCAACACCCGCAAGGATCCGAAGGCGTTCGCCAGCCTGATCCACGACGTCGAGACGAAGATCTTCGACGTGCTGCCGGACGAGACCTGGGTCTATCCGGGACACGGCGGCGACACGACGCTGGGCGCGGAGCGACCGCACCTTGCGGAGTGGCACGCGCGCGGGTGGTGA
- a CDS encoding ABC transporter substrate-binding protein, translating to MHPAPRVLRRAVAGATVALLATAAGCAPQPEDKAASTPSGSSANTCAKGKLATETSGTLTIATDEPAYEPWFKDDKPADGEGFESAVAYAVAQQLGYDKSAVVWQSVPFNKAFAPGEKTFDFDINQVSISDERKKAVDFSSGYYDVRQAVIALKGTKAAKATTIADLKGLKLGAQVGTTSLNYIDDVVKPTRQAAVYAKNDQAKSALKNGQVDAVVVDLPTAFYITAAEVTDAEIVGQFENQGAAPEQFGLVLDKGSALTPCVTDAVDTLRKNGTLAKIEQQWLSDAVDAPVLK from the coding sequence ATGCATCCTGCCCCACGTGTTCTGCGCCGCGCCGTAGCCGGCGCCACCGTAGCCCTGCTCGCGACCGCTGCCGGCTGCGCTCCGCAGCCTGAGGACAAGGCGGCTTCCACGCCTTCCGGTTCGAGCGCGAACACCTGCGCCAAGGGCAAGCTCGCCACCGAGACCTCCGGCACGTTGACGATCGCGACCGACGAGCCGGCGTACGAGCCGTGGTTCAAGGACGACAAGCCTGCCGACGGCGAGGGCTTCGAGTCGGCCGTGGCGTACGCCGTCGCGCAGCAGCTCGGTTACGACAAGAGCGCCGTGGTCTGGCAGAGCGTGCCGTTCAACAAGGCTTTCGCGCCGGGCGAGAAGACCTTCGACTTCGACATCAACCAGGTGTCGATCAGCGACGAGCGCAAGAAGGCCGTGGACTTCTCGTCCGGCTACTACGACGTGCGCCAGGCCGTCATCGCCCTGAAGGGCACGAAGGCCGCCAAGGCGACGACCATCGCGGACCTCAAGGGCCTCAAGCTGGGCGCCCAGGTCGGCACGACCAGCCTGAACTACATCGACGACGTGGTGAAGCCGACGCGGCAGGCCGCCGTCTACGCCAAGAACGACCAGGCCAAGTCCGCGCTGAAGAACGGCCAGGTCGACGCCGTCGTGGTCGACCTGCCCACCGCCTTCTACATCACCGCCGCCGAGGTGACGGACGCCGAGATCGTCGGCCAGTTCGAGAACCAGGGCGCCGCGCCGGAGCAGTTCGGCCTGGTGCTCGACAAGGGCAGCGCACTCACCCCCTGCGTGACCGATGCCGTGGACACCCTCCGCAAGAACGGCACCCTGGCGAAGATCGAGCAGCAGTGGCTCTCCGACGCCGTCGACGCCCCGGTGCTCAAGTGA